CACGGCGCGCTGGGAGATTTCATATTGGCGCCAACGCGTGCCCAGGTCGCGCACCACGTCGTTGACGTTGCGTTCCAGTGCCTGGCGGGCGTCGGTGATGCGGATCTCCTGGTCTTCCACGTTGACGCGGGCGCGCACCTCGGCCTGGCGCGTGCTGATATCGCCGATAGGGATTTGTACCTGTACACCGGCATAGCTGTCCCAGGTGCGATTGTTGCTGCTGCCGGCGTCGTTGTTGTAGACATCACGGACCTGGTTTGCACCCGCCACCAAATCGACCTGCCAACGCCCGGAATCCTTGGCGATCACCAGGTTAAGGTCCGCCTGTTGGCTGCCGAGCAGGGCGGCGAGGTATTCCGGTTGCTGGTTCTGCGCCAGGTTGAACGCCTGGCGTTTGTCGATCTGCATGGGTTTGGCTTCCAGGGCTTCGCTGGCGCGAACTGGCGTGGACAGGTCCAGGGCCAGCAGGCGCAGCAGGGACAGACGACTGGTGTCGAGTTGGTTCTGCGCTTCTTCCACCCCCAATTGCTGGGTGGCGATATCGGCCTCGGTCTGTACGATTTCAAATTCGGCCATGCGCCCGGCGGCGATCAGCGCCTTGTTCACTTCCAGCAAGGTGCCGGAGCGTTTGAGCGCGTCCTGCACGATGGTCAGTTGTTCTTGGGCGCGCAATAGCTCGCGGTAGGTGGCGATGATCTGGCTGATGGTCTGCGCCACGGTGGCCTTGAGGTTCAGCCGGTTGGCCTGCTCGGACAGGCGCGACAGGCGCAGCGGCGCGGTGGTGGCGTCCCAGCCGGCGCCACGCATCAAGGGCTGGATGATCGCCAGGTCGAGGCCATCGCTGCGGTAACGGCCGGCGCGGTCGGCGTTGTTCAGTTGCTGGGTCCAGGCCATGCTCAGGCGGGTGCCGTACTCGCCGAGCAGGCTGGTGGCGGGTGCCACATTGGCGTTGCGCGCGTTGTCGGCCGAGCCTCGGGTATTGCGGTAGTAACTGTTGAGGGTGAGCTTGGGGTTGAAGACGTCTTCGGCCACGCGCAGGTCGAACTTCTGTGCGACCCGTTGCAAGTAGGCACTGCGAATCGCCGGATTGTTGCGCAGGCCCAGGTAGACCGCATCCCCCAAGGTCATGGTGGTGACCTGGGCATTCAACGACACGCCACGGTCGTAGCCGCTGCGGGTGCTGCTGGGCGCCGAAGGGTTGATCACCACGTTGGTGGCCATGGCAGGCAGGCTTACAAAGGTCAGCAGTACGAGCCATTTATTCATCGCGCAGGGCCTCCACCGGTTGCAACCGTGAGGCTGACACCGCCGGGTAGATGCCAAAGAACAATCCCACCAGCAAGGTACTGCCCACCCCCAAGGGCAGCGCGGCGACCGCCAGGGAGAACGCCCAACCCGACAGCCACGCGTAGAACCACGCGGCGGTCATGCCCAGCACCGCGCCGCACAGTGCACCGACGGCGGTGAGCGTGACGGCTTCAAGCAGGAACAGGTTGCGGATATCTCGCTGGCGGGCACCCAGGGCCATGCGGATGCCGATCTCGCGGCGACGCTCCGAGACGTTCATCAACATCACATTCATCACCCCGACGCCGCCGCCCACCAGGGAAATCGCCCCCAGCGCCAGCAACAGGTAGGCGAAGGTGCGGCTTTGGCGAGTCATGCCGTCGATCATTTGCTGGGGTACCTGGATGTCGACCGTGTGGTCGGGGAGCTGGCGTTGCAGCGCTGCCGCTGCGTCCTCTGCCATGCGTTCCATGTCTTGGCCGGGCAGGGCGCGGATGATGACGTTGCCGATCTGCGGGGCGGCGTAGATGCGGCGCATGCCTTCGGCGGGCATGAACAATGATTCGCCGCCCTGAATGGGCATCAGCAGCGCGCGGGGTTGGTCGTGCAGGATGCCGATAATCAGGAACAGGTAATCGTTGATGCGCACTCGGTCGCCCAGCTTCAACGGGGCGCCGGGGAGCTCAGTGCTTGAGCGACCTGGGCACCGATCACGGCGTAGGTTTCATTGGCGTCGAAGTGCGACAGGAAGCGGCCTTCGCTCAAGGTCAGGCGCATGGCCTGTTGGATGTCGGACGTGCTGCCGACAAAGTTGGCATTGGTGGTGCGCCCATTGAACACCGCCGGCCCGCTGAACAGGCTGATTGCGCCGATATGGGCGATGCCCGGCACGGCTTGACGCACGGCGTCGAGGTCCAGGTGCGTGCGCATGGGGCGGTTGCTGCCGACTTTGCTAGGGAACTGTGCCACCAGGGTGTCGGTGCCCATGTCCTTGAAGATCATGGCGGCATCCACCGCCGCGTTGTGGCCGATGTTGATCAGCGCCACCACCGACGAGCTGCCGATCACGATGCCCAGCAGGGCCAGCACCGAGCGCTTGCCCAGGGTGCGCAGGCTGACGAACGCTTCATGCAGCAATTGGCTGAGGCTCTGCTTGACCCGCAGGCTCATGGGCGTACGTCCTCATGGACGACGCCGTTGCGCACCAGAATCTTGCGTTCCAGGCGCTCGGCAATATGCGGGTCGTGGGTGACGATGATCAGTGTGACCTGTTGCTCACGGTTCAGCGCCAGGAGCAGGTCCATGATGTCCTGCGCGGTGGTGCTGTCGAGGTTGCCGGTGGGTTCGTCGGCGAGGATCACTGAGGGCTTGCCGACTAACGCGCGAGCGATGGCGACCCGTTGGCGTTGGCCGCCGGAGAGGTCGGCAGGGCGATGATGGGCGCGGTCGGCCAGGCCGACCTGATCGAGCATGCGCAGAGCTTGCTCCACCGACTCATGGCGCGACACGCCGCGATAACTCAACGGCAGGGCGACGTTGTCCAGGGCGCTCAGGCGCGGCAGCAAGTTGAAACTCTGGAACACGAAGCCTATCTGCTGGTTACGAATCGCGGCCAATTCATCCGGGGTGGCGTTGAAAATGTCGTGGCCGGCAAAGTGATACTGGCCGCAGTTGGGCAAGTCCAGCAGGCCGAGGATATTGAGCAGGGTACTTTTGCCCGAGCCGGAGGCGCCGAGGATGCCGCAGCTGTCGCCACTGTCGATAGACAGGCAGACGTCATTGAGAATGGATAGGTGTTGCCCGGCCAGCTGATAGCTTTTGCCGATGCCCTGCAGGGAAATCAAGCCTGGGTGCGCGGGGGTATCTGTCATCATGACTACGCCTTCAGTCTCGACGGTGCCGTCATGCCCCCGGTAAAGGCTTGTAACAAGTTCGGGAGCTGCCTGGTACGCGTCACGGACTGGTTTTGTTTCTTGTTTTTAAAATATTGTTTGAATAGTAACCGCCTTCCCTGCGGTTCGCCAGCCGTGGAGGTAGAGCGGTTTTACCGTTTGAAACGATTTTTCCAGGGGCATTACGGGCCTTCCAAAACCCCTTCGACTACCCTCAGCGAGCCCGCAGGCAAGGGCTTTGGATAATATGGCGGTGTGTCACTACTTGCTTTCGACGGACAGCCCCGGTATAAAAAAATCAAATTATTTTTTAAAACAATATTTCCGTCGTGGAACTCTTATGGTCGCGAAGAAACTCAGCGCTCCAAACGTTACCAAAACTCGATTGCTGGATGCGACTGAGGCCCTCTTCATTAAGTACGGATACGACGCGGTTTTGTTACGCCAGATTACTGAGCGTGCCCAGGTCAACCTGGCCGCCGTGAACTACCACTTCGGGGATAAGGACTCCCTGATGCAAACCCTGCTGAAACAGCGCCTGGAGCCGCTCAACGAGCAGCGCCTGGAACTGTTGGCGCGCTGCGAGGCCGAGTCCGACGGCCCGCTGGACTGCGACACGCTGCTGGTGTGCTATTTGCTCCGGCGATGGGCCTGGAGCGCAGTGATCCGGCCGGAGCCAATGGGGAAGGGCGTTCGTTCATCCGCTTCCTGGGCCGCGTCTACAGCGACACATCGCCGTTTATCCAGGAATACCTCAAGGTGCACTACCAGCCGGTGTTCCAGCGCTTCTTCGAAGCCTTCGCCCTGGCTTTGCCAGACCTGCCGCGTAACGAACTGGGGGTGCGCCTGCAGTTTGCCCTCAAGGCGATCTCCGGCGTGATGGCCGGTACTGAGTTGCGCCTGCTCATGAACTCCATGAGCCTGGGCCGCCCGGCCACGGATGCCGAGGTGATGGCCAAGCTGATCACCCTGGTGTCGGCGGCGATTCGCGTGCCACAACAAAGCCCGGAAGCCGAAAATGCGTTGGCCAAGGTACTGGATACCCAGCGGGCCATTCGTGAACAAGCGGCGGTGCCCACCGCTGTAAAGGCGACGCGATAAGCCAAATTCGAGGCAAAAAAACCCGCTGGGGCGGCGGGTTTGATGTGCAACATTTGTAACGGATGAGGCTTCACACTACGTTCCGGGATGTGAATAAAACGTGAAAACTTTGTAAGGCAAAGTGTGAAAAGTTTGAGAATTGTAAAAAAGTCGGAAGTTTACGATTGCGCCTGTCGGGTTCAGATTTTCCAGTGGCCAGCGCTCTTGGCCAGCCGCTGACGCATGCCATCCACATTCTGCGCCAGCTGCAACGTCAATAGCCGGTAGCCATCCAATGCGCTGTAAACCGGTGCATCCAGCGCGGGTTCAATGGCGGCGTGACTCGGCCGCTCCAGCCGCTCGGTCACCCCCGACTTCAACGCCCGCGCCATTCCCACCAGTTGCACTCGGATCTGCCGGTGCTCGGCTTTCAGCATCACCTGCATCCGTGCCATCGCCTGTTCGTCACGAGGGTCGGGGCGGGTATTGCCGAGAATCTCCAGGGTGCTGATGCACATGCGCAGATGGCGTTGGATGGCATCCAGCTCCGTCATGGAGATGCGCACTTCCTTGGACACCGAGGGCATCAGCGAGCGTAGTTGCAGCATCGCCGCATTCAAACGGTTGAGCAGCTTGAAGTGTTCATCATCAGTCACCGACCGGCCACTGATGATCCGGCTATAGATCTCGGCGCAATCACGCAATGCACTGGCCAGGTTGTAGCGCCACGAATACACGGCGTACAGCGGCAAGGCGAACGAGAAGGCCAGGGCCAATACAATGCCGATCAGGATATCCACGGTACGCCACAGCCCGTCCGACACCGGGTTGTCGCCATGCCCGGCGACGATAAACACCGTGATCGCCGACAGCAGCGCGATGTAGCCGCCCTTGCCGATGGCGTGATAGGAAAAGAACCCGCACACCACAGACATCAGCAGATACGTCAGCAGCGGCTGGCCCAGGTAAGCCTGTTGCACCACCAACAGCAAACCCACGCTGGCGCCGATCAACGTGCCATAGGCGCGCTCCACGGCTTTTTTGCCGATGTTGCCGTGGTGCTGCAAGCCGCCGATCACGATCAGCATGGTCACCGACGCCCACTCGCCGTGGGGCAGGTTGATGCCGGTGGTCAGCAGGATCGTCGCCAGCAGGCCGATGGACACGCGCACCGCGTGGATCAGCTTGGCGTGGCGGTAGCGGCGGTACGGGTCGAGCAGCGGGCGCAACAGGCGCCGGGCAAACATGGGCAGGTTCATCGGTAGTAAAGGGGCCTCGATATCAGGGATGTGCTCGATCTAAATGTTGGAGCAGGCTTGTGTGGGAGCTGGCTTGCCTGCGATAGCATCAACTTGATCTCATGCAAAGACCGAGGTGCCTGCATCGCGGGCAAGCCCGGCTCCCACACTAGCCCGACTCCTGCCTTGAGTACGGCGTCGTTTTTAGAATATGTAGTCGGTCGTCAGGAAGCTCGAGTCACGGTTTCGCAAGATATCGCTGACCAACGCCTTGTTGCTCTCCTGGAACTTGGTCGCCACCAGGGTACGGATCGAGAACACCCGCAACGCGTCATGTACCGACAGCGTGCCTTCGGCCGAGTTCTTGCGGCCGTTGAACGGAAGGTGTCCGGCCCGCGCTGGCACTGGGCGTTGATATTGATACGGCCCACTTGGTTGGCGAAGGTGTCGACCAAGCGCCCGACTTCCTCAGGGTCGGTGCCGAAAATGCTGAGCTGCTGGCCGAAATCCGAATCCAGTACGTATTCGATCACCGTCTCCAGGTCACGGTAAGGCACGATCGGCACCACGGGGCCAAACTGTTCCTCGTGGTACACGCGCATCTGCGGGTTCACCGGGTACAGCACCGCCGGGTAGAAGAACGAACCTCGGCTGGTGCCGCCATTGTCATTCACCACCTGCGCGCCGTGCTGCGCAGCATCGGCCACCAGGCCATTGAGGTAATCCACCTTGCCCACTTCCGGCAACGGGGTCAGCGACACACCGTCTTCCCAAGGCATACCGGGCTTGAGTGTGGCCAGTTTCTTGTTGAATTTCTCGATGAAGCTGGCAACCACGTCTTCGTGCACAAACAGGATTTTCAACGCGGTGCAGCGCTGGCCATTGAACGACAGGGAACCGGTGACCGCTTCGTTCACCGCATTGTCCAGGTCCACCTCAGGCAGCACGATGCCGGGGTTTTTCGCGTCCAGGCCCAATGCTGCGCGCAAGCGGTGGGGCTTGGGGTGCAGCTTTTTCAAGTCACTGGCGGCCTTGTTGGTGCCGATAAACGCAAAGATGTCGATCTTGCCGCTGGCCATCAACGCGCTGACGGTTTCGCGGCCGCTGCCGTAGATCACGTTGATCACCCCGGCCGGGAAGCTGTCGCGGAACGCTTCGAGCAATGGGCGTATCAACAGCACGCCCAGCTTGGCCGGCTTGAACACCACGGTGTTGCCCATGATCAGCGCCGGGATCAAGGTGGTGAACGTCTCGTTCAGCGGATAGTTGTAAGGGCCCATGCACAACGCCACGCCCAACGGCACGCGGCGGATTTGACCGAGGGTGTCCTGTTCCAGCTCGAAGCGGCTGGAGCGGCGGTCGAGTTCCTTGAGCGCATTGATAGTGTCGGTGATGTAGTCGCAGGTGCGGTCGAACTCTTTCTGCGAGTCCTTGAGGTTCTTGCCGATCTCCCACATCAGCAGCTTGACCACCGCGTCGCGTTGTTCACGCATGCGGCGCAAGAACGCCTCGACGTGCTGGATACGATCGGCCACGCGCATTGTCG
The Pseudomonas poae DNA segment above includes these coding regions:
- a CDS encoding TolC family protein: MNKWLVLLTFVSLPAMATNVVINPSAPSSTRSGYDRGVSLNAQVTTMTLGDAVYLGLRNNPAIRSAYLQRVAQKFDLRVAEDVFNPKLTLNSYYRNTRGSADNARNANVAPATSLLGEYGTRLSMAWTQQLNNADRAGRYRSDGLDLAIIQPLMRGAGWDATTAPLRLSRLSEQANRLNLKATVAQTISQIIATYRELLRAQEQLTIVQDALKRSGTLLEVNKALIAAGRMAEFEIVQTEADIATQQLGVEEAQNQLDTSRLSLLRLLALDLSTPVRASEALEAKPMQIDKRQAFNLAQNQQPEYLAALLGSQQADLNLVIAKDSGRWQVDLVAGANQVRDVYNNDAGSSNNRTWDSYAGVQVQIPIGDISTRQAEVRARVNVEDQEIRITDARQALERNVNDVVRDLGTRWRQYEISQRAVELSRRKIEIEREKLSAGRSTNFQVLSFETDLRNAENAQLNALIAYLNAQTQLDLTLGMTLESWEIALNDY
- a CDS encoding ABC transporter ATP-binding protein; this encodes MMTDTPAHPGLISLQGIGKSYQLAGQHLSILNDVCLSIDSGDSCGILGASGSGKSTLLNILGLLDLPNCGQYHFAGHDIFNATPDELAAIRNQQIGFVFQSFNLLPRLSALDNVALPLSYRGVSRHESVEQALRMLDQVGLADRAHHRPADLSGGQRQRVAIARALVGKPSVILADEPTGNLDSTTAQDIMDLLLALNREQQVTLIIVTHDPHIAERLERKILVRNGVVHEDVRP
- a CDS encoding FUSC family protein, with translation MNLPMFARRLLRPLLDPYRRYRHAKLIHAVRVSIGLLATILLTTGINLPHGEWASVTMLIVIGGLQHHGNIGKKAVERAYGTLIGASVGLLLVVQQAYLGQPLLTYLLMSVVCGFFSYHAIGKGGYIALLSAITVFIVAGHGDNPVSDGLWRTVDILIGIVLALAFSFALPLYAVYSWRYNLASALRDCAEIYSRIISGRSVTDDEHFKLLNRLNAAMLQLRSLMPSVSKEVRISMTELDAIQRHLRMCISTLEILGNTRPDPRDEQAMARMQVMLKAEHRQIRVQLVGMARALKSGVTERLERPSHAAIEPALDAPVYSALDGYRLLTLQLAQNVDGMRQRLAKSAGHWKI